A region from the Panicum hallii strain FIL2 chromosome 1, PHallii_v3.1, whole genome shotgun sequence genome encodes:
- the LOC112900415 gene encoding uncharacterized protein LOC112900415 — protein MADWGPVVVGVVLFVLLSPGLLCELPGSHRHVDFGGFHTNGKAIFVHTLIFFAAFTILTLALHVHIYTG, from the coding sequence ATGGCGGACTGGGGCCCGGTGGTGGTGGGCGTGGTGCTGTTCGTGCTGCTGTCGCCGGGCCTGCTGTGCGAGCTCCCGGGCTCCCACCGCCACGTCGACTTCGGCGGCTTCCACACCAACGGCAAGGCCATCTTCGTCCACACCCTCATCTTCTTCGCGGCCTTCACCATCCTCACGCTGGCGCTCCACGTCCACATCTACACCGGCTAG
- the LOC112899754 gene encoding uncharacterized protein LOC112899754, translating into MADWGPVVIATVLFVLLTPGLLFQLPAHGRIVGFGTMHTSGIAILVHAVLYFALITIFLIAIGVHIYAG; encoded by the coding sequence ATGGCGGACTGGGGCCCCGTGGTGATCGCGACGGTGCTGTTCGTGCTGCTGACGCCGGGCCTGCTGTTCCAGCTCCCCGCGCACGGCCGCATCGTCGGCTTCGGCACCATGCACACCAGCGGCATCGCCATCCTCGTCCACGCCGTCCTCTACTTCGCGCTCATCACCATCTTCCTCATCGCCATCGGAGTCCACATCTACGCCGGCTAG
- the LOC112873973 gene encoding proline-rich protein 12-like, whose protein sequence is MKTLCPKPGKGGKIHPSPAEDPIAAAFRLLPATILVLVAGLTPEDKRVLAHLVTRSFLVGWDAATVPPSEQARGSGRRRRGHPPTVGCLCFECYGSFWTRWGCSPQHDRIHAALEAFEEHLNAAESAAASSSATPPSSKRRDKGKRGRAAAATPSPPPQPPIRSRPKSPEPPAVAEAIPEPASPPPPSCPPPTPPPAPAACLSENKENVPEAPTAEATAEECGGEVAAEAEEERKRGWADVMGGVLNLRRWGIWSPAVESAT, encoded by the coding sequence ATGAAGACGCTATGCCCCAAGCCGGGCAAGGGCGGCAAGATCCACCCCTCGCCCGCCGAGGACCCCATCGCGGCGGCGTTCCGCCTCCTCCCGGCCACCATCCTCGTCCTCGTCGCGGGGCTAACCCCCGAGGACAAGCGGGTGCTGGCCCACCTGGTGACGCGCTCGTTCCTGGTGGGCTGGGACGCCGCCACGGTGCCGCCGTCggagcaggcgcgcggcagcgggcggcggcggcgcgggcaccCGCCGACCGTCGGGTGCCTGTGCTTCGAGTGCTATGGCAGCTTCTGGACGCGGTGGGGCTGCTCCCCGCAGCACGACCGCATCCACGCCGCCCTGGAGGCCTTCGAGGAGCACCTCAACGCGGCcgagtccgccgccgcctcctcctccgccacccCTCCCTCCTCCAAGCGCCGCGACAAGGGCAAGCGCGGCAGGGCTGCCGCCGCCACTCCGTCCcctccgccgcagccgccgatTCGGAGCCGCCCCAAGTCGCCGGAGCCCCCGGCCGTGGCGGAGGCCATCCCGGAGCCCGCGTCCCCGCCCCCTCCTTCCTGCCCTCCTCCCACGCCGCCCCCGGCTCCCGCGGCGTGCCTCTCCGAGAACAAGGAGAATGTCCCGGAAGCCCCCACTGCGGAGGCCACGGCAGAGGaatgcggcggcgaggtggcggcggaggccgaggaggagaggaagcgcgGGTGGGCGGACGTGATGGGCGGGGTGCTGAACCTGCGCCGCTGGGGGATTTGGAGCCCCGCCGTGGAGAGCGCCACCTAG
- the LOC112897231 gene encoding NDR1/HIN1-like protein 6 encodes MARLERIHEDEEVYVDLEAGRHSPPPPPAPPPTAAANEPSRKNNRKKKTRTRCGCCCRRLACCLLLAAAVAAALLGALYLALDPKLPRYTVDALTVTAFGMDDDLTARARFDASVRFENPNRAIGIRYEDGSSLSVWFRGYRLSEGALPAFYQGPRGGAATVRVAMGEARLRGTGVVEAMRHVNGAGGELPLVFRGEVPVRVRVGPVTTARVTPRVRCDLVLDRLATEGSVRVKSMDCKFSLKLW; translated from the coding sequence ATGGCACGTCTGGAGAGGATCCACGAGGACGAGGAGGTGTACGTGGACCTCGAGGCCGGCCGccactccccgccgccgccgccggcgccacctccCACCGCGGCGGCGAACGAACCCTCGCGGAAGAATAATAGGAAGAAGAAGACGCGGACgcgctgcggctgctgctgccgccggctGGCCTGCTGCCTTCTCCTCGCCgcggcggtcgccgccgcgctcctcgGCGCGCTGTACCTGGCGCTGGACCCGAAGCTGCCCCGGTACACGGTGGACGCGCTCACGGTCACGGCCTTCGGCATGGACGACGACCTGACGGCGCGCGCCCGGTTCGACGCGTCGGTGCGGTTCGAGAACCCGAACCGCGCCATCGGGATCCGCTACGAGGACGGGTCCAGCCTCTCGGTGTGGTTCCGCGGGTACCGCCTCTCCGAGGGCGCGCTCCCGGCGTTCTACCAgggcccccgcggcggcgcggcgacggtGCGCGTCGCCATGGGCGAGGCGCGGCTGCGGGGCACGGGCGTCGTGGAGGCGATGCGGCACGTGAACGGGGCCGGCGGGGAGCTGCCCCTCGTGTTCCGCGGCGAGGTGCCCGTGCGGGTCAGGGTCGGACCCGTCACGACGGCGAGGGTGACGCCCAGGGTGCGGTGCGACCTCGTGCTGGACAGGCTCGCCACCGAGGGCAGCGTCAGGGTCAAGAGCATGGACTGCAAGTTCAGCTTGAAGCTCTGGTGA
- the LOC112903772 gene encoding gamma carbonic anhydrase-like 2, mitochondrial, producing MAAASLSRLSRRATSSAVAAAPSLRRLLSATSTAPAAQSAPPPPPSAASAAAAGADRVRWDYRGQRQLVPLGQWMPKVAVDAYVAPEAVLAGQVTVHDGASVWSGSVLRGDLNKITLGFCANVQERCVLHAAWAAPTGLPAETLVDRYVTVGAYSLLRSCTIEPECIIGQHSILMEGSLVETNSILEAGSVLPPGRRIPTGELWAGSPARFVRKLTNEEIMEIPKLATAINDLMQSHFSEFLPYSTAYLEVEKLKKSFSIPL from the exons atggcggccgcctccctctcccgcctctcccgccgcgccacctcctccgccgtcgCTGCGGCGCCCTCCCTCCGTCGCCTCCTCTCGGCAACCtccaccgcccccgccgcgcagtccgccccgccgccgccgccgagcgcgGCCTCGGCAGCTGCGGCGGGCGCGGATCGAGTGCGGTGGGACTACCGCGGGCAGAGGCAGCTGGTGCCGCTGGGCCAGTGGATGCCCAAGGTGGCCGTGGACGCCTACGTCGCCCCCGAGGCCGTGCTCGCCGGCCAGGTCACCGTCCACGACGGCGCCTCCGTCTGGAGCGGCTCGGTGCTGCGGGGGGACCTCAACAAGATCACGCTCGGTTTCTGCGCCAACGTCCAGGAGCGATGCGTCCTCCACGCCGCATGGGCGGCACCTACAG GACTTCCAGCTGAGACTCTTGTCGATCGGTATGTGACAGTGGGTGCCTACTCTCTGCTGCGCTCTTGCACCATCGAACCTGAGTGCATCATTGGTCAGCACTCCATCCTTATGGAAGGTTCACTGGTTGAAACCAACTCGATCCTTGAGGCTGGCTCTGTCCTGCCCCCTGGAAGGCGGATTCCAACTGGTGAACTCTGGGCTGGAAGCCCGGCCAGGTTTGTCCGGAAGCTAACCAATGAGGAGATCATGGAGATCCCAAAGCTCGCGACGGCAATCAACGATCTGATGCAAAGCCATTTCTCAGAGTTCCTCCCTTACTCTACCGCTTATTTGGAGGTAGAGAAGTTGAAGAAGTCGTTCTCGATTCCCCTGTAA